A window of Raineyella sp. W15-4 contains these coding sequences:
- the sucD gene encoding succinate--CoA ligase subunit alpha, whose protein sequence is MTILIDSNTKIVVQGLTGSEGSKHGQLMLASGARVVAGTNPKKAGQSLAFTWAGGHAAVPVRATVAEAMEKDGANVSVIFVPAKFTKGAVIEAIDAGIPLIVVITEGVPVHDTAEFYTYAKAKGTSRILGPNCPGIQSPGESNAGIIPSGITGPGPIGLVSKSGTLTYQMMYELREIGISTAVGIGGDPIIGTTHVEALEAFEADPETKVIVMIGEIGGDAEERAAAYIKEHVTKPVVAYVAGFTAPKGKTMGHAGAIVSGSAGTAQAKKKALEAVGVKVGSTPSQTAELAKELISELGL, encoded by the coding sequence ATGACCATCCTTATCGACTCGAACACCAAGATCGTCGTCCAGGGCCTCACCGGCTCGGAGGGCAGCAAGCACGGCCAGCTGATGCTCGCCTCCGGCGCCAGGGTCGTGGCCGGCACCAACCCGAAGAAGGCCGGCCAGTCGCTGGCCTTCACCTGGGCCGGTGGCCACGCCGCCGTGCCGGTCAGGGCGACCGTCGCCGAGGCGATGGAGAAGGACGGGGCGAACGTCTCGGTCATCTTCGTTCCGGCGAAGTTCACCAAGGGTGCGGTCATCGAGGCGATCGACGCGGGCATCCCGCTGATCGTGGTGATCACCGAGGGCGTCCCGGTCCACGACACTGCGGAGTTCTACACGTACGCCAAGGCGAAGGGCACCAGCCGCATCCTCGGCCCGAACTGCCCGGGCATCCAGTCGCCCGGCGAGTCGAACGCGGGGATCATCCCCTCCGGCATCACCGGGCCTGGCCCGATCGGGCTGGTGTCCAAGTCCGGCACGCTGACCTACCAGATGATGTACGAACTGCGGGAGATCGGCATTTCCACCGCCGTCGGCATCGGTGGCGACCCGATCATCGGCACCACCCACGTGGAGGCGCTGGAGGCGTTCGAGGCCGACCCGGAGACCAAGGTCATCGTGATGATCGGTGAGATCGGTGGCGACGCGGAGGAGCGGGCCGCCGCCTACATCAAGGAGCACGTGACGAAGCCGGTGGTGGCGTACGTGGCCGGCTTCACCGCCCCGAAGGGCAAGACGATGGGGCACGCCGGCGCCATCGTGTCCGGCTCCGCGGGCACCGCGCAGGCCAAGAAGAAGGCCCTCGAGGCGGTCGGCGTCAAGGTGGGCAGCACCCCGTCGCAGACCGCCGAGCTGGCGAAGGAGTTGATCTCGGAGCTGGGGCTGTGA